In Rahnella aquatilis CIP 78.65 = ATCC 33071, one DNA window encodes the following:
- the nhaA gene encoding Na+/H+ antiporter NhaA — translation MSNIIRQFLRMEAAGGVVLIVAAIVALIMANSPLQGIYQAFLDIPVTLRFSGLLIDKPLLLWINDGLMAVFFLMIGLEVKREMCEGALANREQAMFPAIAALGGMVVPALIYLLFNGSDEIARQGWAIPAATDIAFALGVMALLGSRVPTGLKVFLLALAIIDDLGAIVIIALFYSHDVSMMALGLSALCIAALAWLNWRGVIRLTPYLLIGAVLWVCVLKSGIHATLAGVILGFLIPLNTQHDKPSPARRLEHGIHPYVSWFILPLFAFANAGISLQGVTVAGSFSALPMGIAAGLLLGKPLGIIVFGGIALKSGITRLSSGITFSQIAAVSVLCGIGFTMSIFIGSLAFVKLEPALLTYAKMGILMGSVASAVLGYLLLSRALPKKRTRS, via the coding sequence ATGTCGAATATCATTCGTCAGTTTTTACGGATGGAAGCCGCCGGGGGCGTGGTGTTAATCGTCGCAGCTATCGTGGCATTAATCATGGCAAACAGCCCGTTGCAGGGGATTTATCAGGCGTTTCTGGATATTCCCGTCACCCTGCGTTTTTCCGGGCTGTTGATCGACAAGCCGCTTTTGCTGTGGATTAACGATGGACTGATGGCGGTATTCTTTCTGATGATTGGTCTGGAAGTAAAGCGTGAGATGTGCGAAGGCGCGCTGGCCAATCGCGAGCAGGCGATGTTTCCGGCCATTGCCGCGCTCGGGGGGATGGTTGTCCCGGCATTAATCTATTTACTGTTTAACGGCAGCGATGAAATAGCCCGTCAGGGATGGGCTATTCCGGCGGCAACGGACATTGCATTTGCGCTGGGAGTGATGGCGCTGCTGGGTTCGCGTGTGCCGACCGGGTTAAAAGTATTCCTGCTGGCACTGGCCATTATTGATGATTTGGGTGCCATTGTGATCATCGCGCTGTTTTATAGCCATGATGTATCGATGATGGCATTGGGATTATCGGCGTTATGCATCGCAGCACTGGCCTGGCTAAACTGGCGGGGTGTCATCAGGCTGACACCTTATTTGCTGATCGGCGCGGTGTTGTGGGTGTGTGTTCTTAAATCAGGCATTCATGCAACGCTGGCCGGTGTGATCCTTGGCTTCCTGATCCCACTGAATACTCAACACGATAAGCCATCGCCAGCACGCCGTCTGGAACATGGGATCCATCCCTATGTTTCCTGGTTTATTTTGCCGCTGTTTGCGTTCGCCAATGCGGGTATCTCTTTGCAGGGCGTAACGGTTGCGGGTTCATTCTCAGCATTACCTATGGGTATTGCTGCCGGGCTTCTTCTCGGTAAGCCGCTGGGTATCATTGTATTCGGCGGGATCGCGTTGAAATCAGGCATTACCCGTCTGTCATCCGGCATAACTTTTAGTCAGATTGCGGCAGTCTCCGTGCTGTGCGGTATCGGTTTCACGATGTCGATTTTTATCGGTTCTCTGGCTTTTGTGAAACTTGAGCCTGCGTTGCTGACTTACGCCAAAATGGGCATTCTGATGGGATCAGTCGCATCTGCGGTTCTGGGATACCTGCTCCTGAGCCGTGCCTTGCCGAAAAAACGCACCAGGTCATAA
- the ileS gene encoding isoleucine--tRNA ligase: MSDYKNTLNLPETGFPMRGDLAKREPGMLKNWYEQDLYGIIRAAKKGKKTFILHDGPPYANGSIHIGHSVNKILKDMIVKSKGLAGFDAPYVPGWDCHGLPIELKVEQLIGKPGEKVTAAEFREACRKYAAEQVEGQKKDFIRLGVLGDWDHPYLTMDFKTEANIIRALGKIIGNGHLHKGAKPVHWCTDCGSSLAEAEVEYYDKTSPSIDVAFNATDAAAVAAKFGVSSFNGPVSLVIWTTTPWTMPANRAISVNPEFSYQLVQVDGQCLILATDLVESVMKRAGIAEWTVLGECKGADLELLRFKHPFLGFDVPAILGDHVTLDAGTGAVHTAPGHGPDDFVIGQKYGLEVANPVGPNGCYLPGTYPTLDGKFVFKANDLIVELLREKGALLHVEKITHSYPCCWRHKTPIIFRATPQWFISMDQKGLRQQSLEEIKGVQWIPDWGQARIENMVANRPDWCISRQRTWGVPMSLFVHKDTEQLHPRSLELMEEVAKRVEVDGIQAWWDLNPEDILGADAAEYVKVPDTLDVWFDSGSTHSSVVDVRPEFNGHSPDLYLEGSDQHRGWFMSSLMISTAMKGKAPYKQVLTHGFTVDGQGRKMSKSIGNTIAPQDVMNKLGGDILRLWVASTDYTGEIAVSDEILKRAADSYRRIRNTARFLLANLNGFDPALHSVAPEDMVVLDRWAVGRAKAAQDEIIAAYEAYDFHGVVQRLMQFCSIEMGSFYLDIIKDRQYTAKSDSVARRSCQTALYHISEALVRWMAPIMSFTADEIWAELPGSREKFVFTEEWYDGLFGLAGNESMNDTFWDELLKVRGEVNKVIEQARADKRLGGSLEAAVTLFADDALATDLRSLGNELRFVLLTSGAKVAALSDADDAAQPSELLKGLKIGLAKAEGDKCPRCWHYTTDVGQNAEHSDICGRCVTNIAGDGEERKFA, encoded by the coding sequence ATGAGTGACTACAAGAACACCCTGAATTTGCCGGAAACAGGGTTCCCGATGCGTGGCGATCTGGCCAAGCGTGAACCTGGCATGCTGAAAAATTGGTATGAACAGGATCTGTACGGGATTATTCGTGCTGCCAAGAAAGGCAAGAAAACCTTTATTTTGCATGACGGCCCTCCGTATGCGAACGGCAGCATTCATATTGGTCACTCAGTCAATAAAATTCTTAAAGACATGATCGTTAAGTCCAAAGGGCTTGCGGGCTTTGATGCGCCGTATGTGCCGGGCTGGGATTGTCATGGTCTGCCAATCGAGCTGAAAGTCGAACAACTGATCGGTAAGCCGGGTGAGAAAGTCACGGCAGCGGAATTTCGCGAAGCCTGCCGTAAATATGCCGCAGAGCAGGTTGAAGGCCAGAAGAAAGACTTCATTCGTCTGGGCGTGTTGGGCGACTGGGATCATCCATACCTGACTATGGACTTCAAAACTGAAGCCAACATCATTCGTGCACTGGGCAAAATCATCGGTAACGGCCACCTGCACAAAGGGGCTAAGCCGGTTCACTGGTGTACAGATTGCGGTTCATCACTGGCAGAAGCAGAAGTCGAGTATTACGACAAAACCTCTCCTTCTATTGATGTGGCGTTCAACGCGACTGACGCTGCCGCTGTTGCCGCGAAATTTGGCGTCTCTTCCTTTAACGGCCCGGTTTCTCTGGTGATCTGGACCACCACCCCGTGGACTATGCCCGCTAACCGCGCCATTTCAGTGAACCCTGAGTTTTCTTATCAGTTGGTTCAGGTCGACGGTCAGTGTCTGATTCTGGCAACCGATCTGGTTGAAAGCGTCATGAAACGCGCCGGTATCGCGGAATGGACCGTGCTGGGCGAATGTAAAGGTGCAGACCTCGAACTGCTGCGTTTCAAACACCCGTTCCTCGGTTTCGACGTTCCGGCGATCCTTGGCGATCACGTGACGCTTGATGCCGGTACCGGGGCCGTTCATACCGCACCGGGCCACGGCCCGGATGACTTTGTTATCGGTCAGAAATACGGTCTGGAAGTGGCGAATCCGGTAGGGCCGAACGGCTGCTACCTGCCGGGCACTTACCCGACGCTGGACGGTAAATTCGTCTTTAAAGCAAATGATCTGATTGTTGAGCTGCTGCGTGAGAAAGGCGCATTGCTGCACGTTGAGAAAATCACGCACAGCTACCCGTGCTGCTGGCGTCACAAAACGCCAATCATCTTCCGCGCTACGCCACAATGGTTCATCAGCATGGATCAAAAAGGCCTGCGTCAGCAGTCTCTGGAAGAGATCAAAGGCGTGCAGTGGATCCCGGACTGGGGCCAGGCACGTATCGAAAACATGGTCGCTAACCGGCCTGACTGGTGCATCTCCCGTCAGCGCACGTGGGGCGTGCCGATGTCTCTGTTCGTTCATAAAGACACCGAACAACTGCATCCGCGCAGCCTTGAGCTGATGGAAGAAGTGGCGAAACGTGTTGAAGTGGATGGCATTCAGGCGTGGTGGGATCTGAATCCGGAAGACATTCTGGGTGCAGATGCTGCTGAATACGTCAAAGTGCCGGATACGCTGGACGTCTGGTTTGACTCCGGTTCAACGCATTCTTCCGTTGTGGATGTGCGCCCTGAATTTAACGGTCATTCGCCGGATCTTTATCTGGAAGGTTCTGACCAGCATCGTGGCTGGTTCATGTCTTCCCTGATGATTTCGACTGCCATGAAAGGCAAAGCGCCTTACAAACAAGTTCTGACGCACGGTTTCACCGTGGATGGTCAGGGCCGCAAAATGTCTAAATCCATCGGCAACACCATCGCGCCGCAAGACGTGATGAACAAGCTGGGTGGCGACATCCTGCGTCTGTGGGTGGCGTCGACGGATTACACCGGCGAAATTGCCGTGTCCGACGAAATCCTTAAACGTGCTGCGGATTCTTACCGCCGTATCCGTAACACTGCGCGCTTCCTGCTGGCGAACCTTAACGGTTTCGATCCGGCGCTGCACAGCGTGGCACCGGAAGACATGGTTGTTCTGGATCGCTGGGCTGTTGGCCGTGCGAAAGCCGCACAGGACGAAATCATTGCCGCGTATGAAGCCTATGATTTCCATGGCGTCGTTCAACGCCTGATGCAGTTCTGCTCGATCGAAATGGGATCCTTCTACCTGGATATCATCAAAGATCGCCAGTACACCGCGAAAAGCGACAGCGTTGCACGTCGCAGTTGTCAGACCGCCCTGTATCACATCAGCGAAGCACTGGTTCGCTGGATGGCACCGATCATGTCGTTCACAGCCGATGAAATCTGGGCAGAACTGCCGGGAAGCCGTGAGAAATTCGTCTTTACCGAAGAATGGTATGACGGTTTGTTCGGTCTGGCAGGCAACGAATCCATGAACGATACGTTCTGGGATGAGCTGCTTAAAGTGCGTGGCGAAGTGAACAAAGTGATCGAACAGGCGCGTGCTGATAAACGTCTTGGTGGTTCTCTGGAAGCTGCCGTGACTCTGTTTGCTGATGATGCGCTGGCAACGGACTTGCGTTCGCTGGGTAACGAACTGCGCTTTGTCCTGCTGACATCAGGCGCGAAAGTTGCGGCTCTGTCTGACGCTGACGATGCAGCTCAGCCAAGCGAATTGCTCAAGGGCCTGAAAATTGGTCTGGCGAAAGCGGAAGGCGACAAATGTCCGCGCTGCTGGCATTACACGACTGACGTTGGTCAGAACGCGGAACACAGCGACATCTGCGGCCGTTGTGTCACTAACATCGCCGGTGACGGCGAAGAGCGTAAGTTTGCATAA
- the dnaJ gene encoding molecular chaperone DnaJ has translation MAKQDYYEILGVSKTADEREIKKAYKRLAMKHHPDRNQGDKESESKFKEIKEAYEILTDAQKRAAYDQYGHAAFEQGGMGGGGGADFSDIFGDVFGDIFGGGRRQRASRGSDLRYNMDLTLEEAVRGVTKEIRIPTLDECDVCHGSGAKAGSSPATCPTCHGAGQVQMRQGFFTVQQACPTCQGRGKVIKDPCTKCHGHGRVERSKTLSVKIPAGVDTGDRIRLEGEGEAGEHGAPSGDLYVQVQVKAHKIFEREGNNLYCEVPINFAMAALGGEIEVPTLDGRVSLKIPAETQTGKMFRMRGRGVKSVRGGAQGDLMCRVVVETPVSLNEKQKQLLRDLEESFGGVSGEKNSPRSKSFLDGVKKFFDDLTR, from the coding sequence ATGGCGAAGCAAGATTATTACGAGATTTTAGGCGTATCCAAAACAGCGGATGAGCGTGAAATCAAAAAGGCTTATAAGCGTCTGGCGATGAAGCATCACCCTGACCGTAATCAGGGCGATAAAGAATCTGAAAGCAAATTTAAAGAAATTAAAGAAGCTTATGAAATTCTGACCGATGCGCAAAAACGTGCGGCCTATGATCAGTACGGTCATGCAGCCTTTGAACAGGGTGGCATGGGCGGCGGCGGCGGTGCAGATTTCAGCGACATCTTTGGTGACGTCTTTGGCGACATCTTTGGCGGCGGTCGTCGTCAGCGTGCCAGCCGGGGCTCAGACCTGCGTTACAACATGGATCTGACTCTGGAAGAGGCCGTTCGTGGTGTCACCAAAGAAATCCGCATCCCGACACTGGATGAATGTGACGTTTGCCACGGCAGCGGTGCGAAAGCAGGTAGCTCTCCTGCCACCTGTCCGACCTGTCATGGCGCAGGTCAGGTTCAGATGCGTCAGGGCTTCTTCACTGTCCAGCAGGCGTGTCCGACCTGTCAGGGCCGCGGTAAAGTCATTAAAGATCCGTGCACCAAATGTCATGGTCATGGCCGTGTAGAACGGTCAAAAACGCTGTCAGTGAAAATCCCAGCGGGTGTGGATACCGGCGACCGTATTCGTCTTGAGGGTGAGGGCGAAGCCGGTGAGCACGGTGCTCCGTCGGGCGATCTGTACGTTCAGGTTCAGGTTAAAGCGCATAAAATCTTTGAGCGCGAAGGTAATAACCTGTACTGCGAAGTGCCAATCAACTTTGCCATGGCGGCACTGGGTGGCGAAATCGAAGTGCCAACGCTTGATGGCCGCGTGAGCCTGAAAATTCCTGCTGAAACGCAAACGGGCAAAATGTTCCGTATGCGCGGGCGCGGTGTGAAATCTGTCCGTGGTGGTGCTCAGGGCGACCTGATGTGCCGTGTTGTAGTGGAAACACCGGTCAGTCTGAACGAGAAGCAGAAGCAGTTGCTGCGTGATCTGGAAGAAAGCTTTGGTGGCGTTTCTGGCGAGAAAAACAGCCCGCGTTCTAAAAGCTTCCTCGATGGCGTGAAAAAGTTCTTTGATGATCTGACCCGCTAA
- the ispH gene encoding 4-hydroxy-3-methylbut-2-enyl diphosphate reductase, whose product MQILLANPRGFCAGVDRAISIVERALEIYGAPIYVRHEVVHNRYVVDSLRQRGAVFIEQISEVPDGSILIFSAHGVSQAVRAEAKSRDLTMLFDATCPLVTKVHMEVARASRKGTEAILIGHAGHPEVEGTMGQYSNPKGGMYLVEAPEDVYKLQVKDENNLCFMTQTTLSVDDTSAVIDALRERFPKIIGPRKDDICYATTNRQEAVRTLADGADVVLVVGSKNSSNSNRLAELAQRVGVPSYLIDSAADIQESWLKDAKSIGVTAGASAPDILVQDVISKLKTFGGLDVINIEGREENIVFEVPKELRVDVRQID is encoded by the coding sequence ATGCAGATATTGCTGGCTAATCCGCGAGGATTTTGCGCAGGCGTTGACCGCGCAATCAGTATTGTAGAACGTGCGCTGGAAATTTATGGCGCACCTATCTATGTCCGCCATGAAGTGGTGCACAACCGCTACGTGGTCGACAGCCTGCGTCAGCGCGGTGCTGTTTTTATCGAACAAATCAGTGAAGTGCCTGATGGTTCTATTCTGATTTTCTCCGCTCACGGGGTTTCTCAGGCGGTGCGCGCGGAAGCGAAATCGCGTGATCTGACGATGTTGTTTGACGCGACCTGTCCGCTGGTGACCAAAGTGCATATGGAAGTGGCCCGTGCCAGCCGTAAAGGCACTGAAGCCATTTTGATTGGTCACGCCGGGCATCCGGAAGTGGAAGGCACCATGGGTCAGTACAGCAACCCGAAAGGGGGAATGTATCTGGTCGAGGCACCTGAAGATGTTTATAAATTGCAGGTGAAAGACGAAAACAACCTGTGTTTTATGACGCAAACCACACTGTCGGTTGATGATACGTCTGCAGTGATTGATGCGCTGCGCGAACGTTTCCCGAAAATCATCGGGCCGCGTAAAGATGATATTTGCTATGCGACAACAAACCGTCAGGAAGCCGTGCGTACGCTGGCTGACGGGGCTGATGTTGTGCTGGTGGTGGGGTCGAAGAACTCGTCAAACTCCAACCGTCTGGCCGAACTGGCGCAACGTGTCGGCGTACCTTCTTACCTGATCGACTCTGCGGCAGATATTCAGGAAAGCTGGCTGAAAGATGCAAAAAGCATTGGCGTGACGGCAGGCGCATCTGCACCGGATATTCTGGTGCAGGACGTGATCAGCAAGCTGAAAACTTTCGGCGGGCTTGATGTGATCAATATCGAAGGGCGCGAGGAAAATATCGTATTCGAAGTGCCAAAAGAACTGCGTGTTGATGTGCGTCAGATCGACTGA
- the lspA gene encoding signal peptidase II, whose protein sequence is MSKSICSTGLRWLWLAVVVIIVDLGSKFLIMGNFQLGESMPLIPYLNLFYAQNHGAAFSFLADKGGWQRWFFALIALVIVVALVVLMYRGSAKQKLNNIAFAMIIGGALGNLFDRLYHGFVVDFIDFYVGNWHFATFNLADSFICVGAAMVVLEGFLAKPSEATKSKG, encoded by the coding sequence ATGAGTAAATCGATTTGTTCCACCGGACTCCGCTGGCTCTGGCTGGCGGTCGTGGTCATTATCGTGGATCTGGGCAGTAAGTTTCTCATTATGGGAAACTTCCAGCTTGGTGAATCCATGCCTTTGATCCCGTATTTAAATCTGTTCTATGCCCAGAACCACGGTGCTGCGTTCAGTTTCCTGGCAGACAAAGGCGGCTGGCAGCGCTGGTTCTTCGCGTTAATCGCGCTGGTGATCGTCGTGGCGCTGGTCGTGCTGATGTATCGCGGCAGCGCGAAGCAAAAGCTGAACAATATCGCTTTTGCGATGATTATCGGCGGGGCGCTGGGCAACTTGTTTGATCGCCTGTATCACGGTTTTGTGGTCGATTTTATCGATTTTTATGTCGGTAACTGGCATTTTGCGACGTTCAATCTGGCTGACAGCTTTATCTGTGTCGGCGCAGCCATGGTGGTGCTGGAAGGTTTTCTGGCAAAACCCTCTGAAGCCACAAAGAGTAAAGGATAA
- the ribF gene encoding bifunctional riboflavin kinase/FAD synthetase has translation MELIRGIHNIRARHHGCVLTIGNFDGVHRGHQALIEQLKLEGQRLGLPVMVMIFEPQPLELFAGDKAPARLTSLRDKAKYLAECGVDYLLCVRFEPRFAAHMAQAFISQLLVEKLGVKFLTVGDDFRFGASRLGDFELLQKAGAEYGFEVISTQTFREGENRISSTAIRNALRDDDLALAENLLGHPFSISGRVVHGDKLGRTIGFPTANVPLKRVVSPVRGVYAVEVSGLGPEPLPGVANIGIRPTVGGVRKQLEVHLLDTTLDLYGRHIDVVLRAKLRNEQRFSSLDALKQQIANDEVTAREFFGLKTLR, from the coding sequence ATGGAGCTAATTCGCGGAATACACAATATTCGGGCACGTCATCATGGCTGTGTGCTGACTATTGGCAATTTTGATGGTGTACACCGTGGTCATCAGGCCCTGATTGAACAGCTGAAGCTGGAAGGTCAACGTCTGGGACTGCCGGTGATGGTAATGATTTTTGAGCCACAGCCTCTGGAACTGTTTGCCGGTGATAAAGCACCTGCACGCCTGACCAGTTTGCGTGACAAAGCCAAGTATCTGGCGGAGTGCGGAGTCGATTACCTTTTATGTGTCCGTTTCGAGCCACGGTTCGCAGCACACATGGCGCAGGCGTTTATCTCGCAACTGCTGGTGGAAAAGCTGGGCGTCAAATTCCTGACGGTCGGGGATGATTTCCGCTTTGGAGCCAGCCGTCTCGGGGATTTTGAGCTGTTACAGAAAGCCGGTGCAGAATACGGCTTTGAAGTGATCAGCACACAAACTTTCCGTGAAGGTGAAAACCGCATCAGCAGCACGGCGATCCGTAATGCATTGCGCGACGATGATCTGGCGCTGGCCGAAAATTTACTGGGCCACCCGTTCAGCATCTCTGGCCGTGTCGTACACGGCGATAAACTGGGGCGTACCATTGGCTTCCCGACGGCGAACGTGCCGTTAAAGCGGGTTGTCTCGCCGGTGCGCGGCGTGTATGCCGTTGAAGTCTCAGGCCTCGGGCCTGAACCTTTGCCGGGCGTGGCGAACATTGGAATACGCCCGACTGTCGGTGGTGTGCGCAAGCAGTTGGAAGTGCACCTTCTCGACACCACATTAGATTTATACGGGCGCCACATTGATGTGGTGCTCCGCGCGAAATTGCGCAACGAACAGCGTTTCTCCTCGCTTGATGCTTTAAAGCAACAAATTGCGAACGATGAAGTGACGGCCCGTGAATTCTTTGGGTTAAAGACACTGCGCTAA
- the fkpB gene encoding FKBP-type peptidyl-prolyl cis-trans isomerase: MSQQVKHDSAVLVHFTLKLEDGSTAESTRANGKPALFRLGDSSLSDALENQLLGLSVGDKRAFTLAPESAFGSKSPDLVQFFSRRDFQETGVPDVGTIMLFSGRDGSEMPGVVREVTEDSITVDFNHPLAGQHIDFDIEVLDIDPELEGKHADIAG; the protein is encoded by the coding sequence ATGTCTCAACAGGTGAAACACGACAGCGCTGTACTGGTGCATTTTACGTTGAAGCTGGAAGATGGCTCGACGGCGGAATCAACCCGCGCCAATGGCAAACCTGCACTGTTTCGCCTTGGCGACAGCAGCTTGTCTGACGCACTGGAAAATCAGCTGTTAGGGCTGAGCGTCGGGGATAAACGGGCATTCACGTTAGCCCCTGAATCGGCATTCGGCAGCAAAAGCCCGGATCTGGTTCAGTTCTTCTCCCGTCGTGATTTTCAGGAAACTGGGGTGCCGGATGTCGGCACCATCATGTTGTTCAGCGGTCGTGATGGCAGCGAAATGCCGGGCGTCGTCCGTGAAGTGACAGAAGATTCAATCACTGTAGATTTCAACCATCCGCTGGCAGGGCAACATATCGATTTCGATATTGAAGTGCTGGACATTGACCCGGAGCTTGAGGGGAAACATGCAGATATTGCTGGCTAA
- the nhaR gene encoding transcriptional activator NhaR has product MPHINYNHLYYFWHVCKSGSVVGAAEALHLTPQTITGQIKSLEERLDGKLFKRQGRGLVPSELGQLIYRYADKMFTLSQEMLDIVNYRKEASLLFDVGVADALSKRLVSRVLEAAVPDNAQIHLRCFESTHEMLLEQLSQHKLDMILSDCPVDSTQQEGLFSVKLGESPISFFCCNPPSDMSFPACLERRPLLIPGRRSMLGRKLLNWFNTQVLKVNILGEFDDAALMKAFGMNNDAIFVAPAIYSSTEFQDEKIEEVGRVEGIMEEYYVIFAERMIQHPSVQRICHTDFSALFE; this is encoded by the coding sequence ATGCCTCATATTAATTACAACCATTTGTATTATTTCTGGCACGTGTGCAAATCAGGTTCGGTTGTGGGGGCCGCAGAAGCGTTGCACCTGACTCCGCAAACGATCACCGGGCAGATTAAATCACTGGAAGAAAGGTTGGATGGCAAACTCTTTAAACGGCAGGGACGGGGGCTGGTGCCTTCGGAACTGGGGCAACTGATTTACCGCTATGCCGATAAGATGTTCACCTTAAGTCAGGAAATGCTGGATATCGTGAATTACCGCAAAGAGGCTAGCCTGCTGTTTGATGTGGGAGTGGCGGATGCGTTATCCAAACGGCTGGTCAGCCGCGTGCTGGAAGCGGCGGTTCCGGATAACGCACAAATTCACCTGCGCTGTTTTGAATCGACCCACGAAATGCTGCTCGAACAACTAAGCCAGCATAAACTGGACATGATTTTGTCAGATTGTCCGGTGGATTCCACCCAGCAGGAAGGGCTGTTCTCAGTCAAGTTGGGTGAAAGCCCGATCAGCTTCTTCTGTTGTAATCCGCCGTCAGACATGAGTTTTCCGGCTTGTCTGGAACGTCGTCCATTACTCATCCCCGGCCGGCGTTCAATGCTGGGACGTAAGCTGCTCAACTGGTTTAATACACAGGTGCTGAAGGTTAATATTCTCGGTGAGTTTGATGACGCCGCGCTGATGAAAGCCTTTGGAATGAACAACGACGCGATATTTGTCGCCCCGGCCATTTATTCATCAACTGAATTTCAGGATGAAAAAATTGAGGAAGTCGGGCGCGTTGAAGGGATTATGGAAGAGTACTACGTGATTTTTGCCGAGAGAATGATTCAGCATCCTTCGGTTCAGCGGATTTGCCATACTGATTTTTCGGCGTTGTTTGAATAA
- the rpsT gene encoding 30S ribosomal protein S20, whose translation MANIKSAKKRAVQSEKRRKHNASRRSMMRTFIKKVYAAIAAGDKAAAQNAFNEMQPIVDRQSCKGLIHKNKAARHKSNLTAQINAMQ comes from the coding sequence TTGGCTAATATCAAATCAGCTAAGAAACGCGCCGTACAGTCAGAAAAACGCCGTAAGCACAACGCGAGCCGTCGTTCTATGATGCGTACCTTTATCAAGAAGGTATACGCGGCTATTGCAGCAGGCGACAAAGCTGCTGCACAAAACGCATTTAACGAAATGCAACCAATCGTGGACCGTCAGTCTTGCAAAGGCCTGATCCACAAAAACAAAGCAGCGCGTCATAAGTCAAATCTGACTGCGCAAATCAACGCAATGCAATAA